The Nodosilinea sp. PGN35 genome has a window encoding:
- a CDS encoding DUF4238 domain-containing protein produces the protein MSKQITKNQHYVPQCLLKHFDCDARKGKKINVFDIERAVVRYNQSVKEVFSQNYFYGKDNEVETFMAEKVEDPASKILDKIVDGDFNIVDEDVLTLHRFVLSLFYRTPEASERASGFVNSQLESMVRELLSLNGFDPEEASAGRFNFYQDRLASLITVQGVIDAIILRDLRYHIIKNETASEFYISDHPVFIYNWLYRDLEYPGVTSITALGLQIFLPLSPKITLCFYDPKVYKYGQKSLVTCVSKDEDIEILNSFQVINSDSVIGFYSQQNEAHVRRLYERYKNINLHQYESGILSTEKEGKGRIRSTHFVFTRQAKLKKMPSFVKVKKKSRSYASSYQERDPELSAKHMEFKRFMNEQRQRSILELDQGDR, from the coding sequence ATGAGTAAGCAAATAACTAAGAACCAACATTACGTTCCCCAATGTTTGCTTAAGCATTTTGACTGTGATGCAAGGAAAGGGAAAAAGATAAATGTATTTGATATAGAAAGGGCTGTTGTGAGATATAACCAGTCAGTTAAGGAGGTTTTCTCACAGAATTATTTTTATGGCAAGGACAATGAAGTTGAAACCTTCATGGCTGAAAAAGTAGAAGATCCAGCTTCAAAAATATTAGACAAAATTGTTGATGGAGACTTTAATATAGTTGACGAAGATGTTTTGACTTTACACAGATTCGTTTTATCCCTTTTTTATAGAACACCTGAGGCAAGTGAAAGAGCAAGTGGATTTGTAAATTCACAGCTTGAATCAATGGTGCGCGAACTTTTAAGCTTGAACGGGTTTGATCCAGAAGAAGCAAGTGCCGGACGTTTCAACTTTTACCAAGATCGGTTAGCATCTCTAATTACTGTTCAAGGAGTGATTGATGCCATAATCTTAAGAGATTTGAGGTATCACATTATTAAAAATGAAACTGCGTCAGAGTTTTACATATCTGATCATCCTGTATTCATCTACAATTGGCTTTATCGGGATTTGGAATATCCCGGAGTCACAAGCATTACTGCACTTGGACTGCAAATTTTCCTTCCTTTGTCTCCCAAAATAACACTTTGTTTCTATGATCCAAAAGTGTATAAATATGGACAAAAAAGCTTGGTAACTTGCGTTTCAAAAGATGAAGATATTGAAATCTTGAATTCTTTCCAGGTGATCAATTCAGATTCAGTAATAGGATTTTATTCGCAACAAAATGAAGCTCACGTAAGGCGATTATACGAAAGGTATAAAAACATAAATTTACATCAGTATGAGAGCGGTATTTTATCAACTGAGAAGGAGGGTAAGGGAAGAATAAGATCTACGCATTTTGTTTTCACTCGCCAAGCGAAGCTAAAGAAAATGCCTTCATTTGTAAAAGTTAAGAAAAAGTCTAGAAGTTATGCGTCTTCGTATCAGGAAAGAGATCCTGAGTTATCTGCAAAACACATGGAGTTTAAAAGGTTTATGAATGAGCAAAGACAACGTAGTATTCTTGAGTTAGATCAAGGCGATCGTTAA
- a CDS encoding class I SAM-dependent methyltransferase, which produces MAESVVQQQYDQLAKIYDRRWRSYITKTLLCLQDWAKIQPSETVLDIACGTGEFERMLLANHPTQTMVGLDLSSEMLTVAQAKLKDYPTVTFHQSSVTAIPTADDFFDVVVCANAFHYFDAPLAALAEMRRVLKPSGRIVILDWCKDFLFCRLYDVILSRLDPAHKQCYTQAEFHSFLTSSQFNIQAAQRLRLNLAWGLMVATATKP; this is translated from the coding sequence GTGGCTGAATCAGTCGTTCAACAGCAATACGATCAGCTGGCCAAAATTTACGATCGCAGGTGGCGCAGCTACATCACAAAAACCCTTCTTTGCCTGCAAGATTGGGCCAAAATTCAGCCGTCAGAAACCGTTCTCGACATCGCCTGCGGCACTGGAGAATTTGAGCGAATGCTGTTGGCCAATCATCCAACCCAAACCATGGTCGGGCTAGATCTTTCCTCTGAAATGCTCACTGTCGCCCAAGCCAAGCTAAAAGACTATCCCACGGTGACATTCCACCAGAGCAGCGTCACAGCCATTCCCACCGCCGATGATTTTTTTGATGTGGTGGTCTGCGCCAACGCCTTTCACTACTTCGATGCTCCCCTAGCGGCGCTAGCAGAAATGAGGCGCGTCCTAAAGCCCAGCGGCAGAATCGTGATTTTAGACTGGTGCAAAGATTTCCTCTTCTGTCGTCTCTACGATGTCATTCTCAGCCGACTCGACCCCGCCCACAAACAGTGTTACACCCAAGCCGAATTCCATAGCTTTCTCACATCGTCTCAATTCAATATCCAGGCCGCACAACGGCTCCGCCTAAACCTCGCCTGGGGCCTCATGGTCGCCACCGCCACTAAGCCCTAA
- a CDS encoding efflux RND transporter permease subunit — MLNAILKWSIAQRWIVVIATVLVTLYGLRTLGQMSLDVFPSFAPPQVEIQAEAPGLAPEEVESLVTLPIESAVNGTPGVTAVRSTSVAGASAVRVVFGWGTDVYQARQLITERLQQAQARLPEGVEAPQLAPLNSPLGIVLEYAFTADTTPLMEVRQLVDRQVTNRLLAVPGVTQITTFGGEERQYQVLVDPAKLSAFGVTLAEVSEAAAAANQNGAGGYLIDADQELLIRGIGRVETIEDLQRSVVAARQGTPVLLQDVATVTLGPALKRGDGSLNGQPALVMLINKQPLADTLTVTKQIEAALEEVGPSLPPDVAITRTFRQADFIEASIRNVRDSLRDGIIIVSVILLLFLMNWRTAAITLSAIPLSLLLCLILLHWLGLSVNTMTLGGLAVAIGSVVDDSIVDMENCYRGLRRNRELGTPKHPFQVVYDTSVEVRTSVLFSTVIIAVIFAPIFSLSGVEGRIFAPMGIAYLVAIFASTLVALTLSPALCAFLLAYAPLPEDDTWVSRRSQRLYQPGLRLALGNPRLVVLVALGALVASLAMLPALGRVFLPEFQERSLVASMNLFPGSSLAATNRAGLAVQEALKDDPRFEIIQMRSGRSPGDPHVVGSNFAELDIELSDAGMRDREATLETLRAEFEKIPGAPASVGGFISHRMDEVLSGVRSAIAVKIFGPDLAELRRLGTAVTEAMAKVEGVVDLQLAPQLPVRQVQVRFDREAAARYGLTMGALANTIETALNGRVVSQVLENQQLFDLVVWFTPSARQNLDTLRNLLIDTPAGQRIPLTQLAQVDYGTGPNAISRENVSRLIVVSSNVADRDLGSVVADIQAQVGQQVTLPAGYFIQYGGQFESEQRATQNLLVFGALALVVIAVLMYFTVKSFPATVMIMLNLPLAIVGGVFSVALSGGVLSVASLVGFITLFGVAVRNGLLLVDNYNQKLATGMPLPQVLYAGSMERLNAILMTAFTSALGMLPLVISRGPGREILQPLAVVVLGGLFTSTALTLLVLPALYAQFGRYLGPTAADTALQAEAETTTPIPQTQPVSPL; from the coding sequence ATGCTCAACGCAATTCTCAAATGGTCGATCGCCCAGCGCTGGATTGTGGTCATCGCCACCGTCCTGGTCACCCTCTACGGCCTGCGCACCCTGGGCCAGATGTCCCTGGACGTGTTCCCCAGTTTTGCCCCGCCCCAGGTGGAAATTCAGGCGGAAGCACCGGGCCTTGCCCCGGAGGAAGTTGAGTCCCTGGTGACGCTGCCGATTGAGAGTGCCGTCAACGGCACCCCCGGCGTGACGGCGGTGCGCTCCACCTCCGTGGCCGGGGCCTCAGCGGTGCGGGTGGTGTTTGGCTGGGGCACCGATGTCTACCAGGCCCGCCAGCTGATCACCGAGCGGTTGCAGCAGGCCCAGGCCCGCCTGCCCGAGGGGGTAGAAGCGCCCCAGCTGGCTCCCCTCAACTCGCCCCTGGGCATCGTGCTGGAATACGCCTTTACCGCCGACACCACGCCCCTGATGGAGGTGCGACAGCTGGTCGATCGCCAGGTCACGAACCGACTGCTGGCGGTGCCCGGTGTTACCCAGATCACCACCTTCGGCGGTGAAGAGCGGCAGTACCAGGTCTTGGTTGACCCGGCTAAGCTCAGCGCCTTTGGCGTCACCCTGGCGGAAGTCAGCGAAGCGGCAGCGGCAGCCAACCAAAACGGGGCCGGGGGCTACCTGATCGATGCCGACCAGGAACTGCTGATTCGCGGCATTGGCCGGGTCGAGACCATTGAGGATTTGCAGCGATCGGTGGTGGCGGCGCGGCAGGGAACGCCCGTGCTGCTGCAAGACGTGGCCACTGTCACCCTTGGCCCCGCCCTGAAGCGCGGCGACGGCAGCCTCAACGGTCAGCCCGCCCTGGTGATGCTGATCAACAAGCAGCCCCTGGCCGACACGCTGACGGTGACTAAACAAATCGAAGCCGCCCTGGAGGAGGTTGGCCCCAGCCTGCCGCCGGATGTCGCCATCACCCGCACCTTCCGGCAGGCTGACTTTATCGAGGCTTCGATTCGCAACGTGCGCGACTCCCTGCGCGACGGCATCATCATTGTGTCGGTGATCTTGCTGCTGTTTTTAATGAACTGGCGCACGGCGGCGATTACCCTCAGCGCCATCCCCCTGTCGCTGCTACTCTGCCTGATTTTGTTGCACTGGCTGGGTCTCAGCGTCAACACCATGACCCTGGGCGGTCTGGCGGTGGCGATCGGCTCGGTGGTGGATGACTCGATTGTGGATATGGAGAACTGCTACCGGGGGCTGCGGCGCAACCGGGAACTGGGCACCCCCAAGCACCCCTTTCAGGTGGTCTACGACACCTCGGTGGAGGTGCGCACCAGCGTGCTGTTTTCCACGGTGATTATCGCGGTGATTTTTGCGCCGATTTTTAGCTTGAGCGGGGTGGAGGGGCGCATTTTTGCGCCCATGGGCATCGCCTACCTGGTGGCGATTTTTGCCTCTACGCTGGTGGCGCTCACCCTCTCCCCCGCCCTCTGCGCTTTTCTGCTGGCCTATGCCCCCCTGCCCGAGGACGACACCTGGGTGTCGCGCCGGAGCCAGCGGCTCTACCAACCGGGGCTGCGGCTGGCCCTGGGTAATCCCCGGCTGGTGGTGCTGGTGGCCCTGGGGGCGCTGGTGGCCTCGCTGGCGATGTTGCCCGCCCTGGGGCGGGTGTTTTTGCCGGAGTTTCAGGAGCGATCGCTGGTGGCTTCGATGAATCTGTTCCCCGGCAGTTCCCTGGCGGCCACCAACCGGGCCGGGCTGGCGGTGCAGGAGGCCCTGAAGGATGACCCCCGCTTTGAGATTATCCAAATGCGATCGGGGCGATCGCCGGGCGACCCCCACGTGGTCGGCTCCAACTTTGCCGAGCTGGATATCGAACTCAGCGATGCGGGGATGCGCGATCGCGAAGCCACCCTGGAGACCCTGCGGGCCGAGTTTGAGAAAATCCCCGGTGCCCCGGCCAGCGTGGGGGGCTTTATCTCCCACCGCATGGATGAGGTGCTGTCGGGGGTAAGGAGTGCGATCGCCGTCAAGATCTTTGGCCCCGACCTGGCCGAACTGCGCCGCCTGGGCACCGCCGTTACTGAGGCGATGGCCAAGGTCGAAGGCGTGGTTGACCTGCAACTTGCGCCCCAGCTGCCCGTGCGCCAGGTGCAGGTGCGCTTTGACCGCGAGGCCGCCGCCCGCTACGGCCTCACCATGGGTGCCCTGGCCAACACCATCGAAACCGCTCTGAATGGCCGAGTCGTCTCCCAGGTGCTGGAAAATCAGCAGCTGTTTGACCTGGTAGTGTGGTTTACCCCCAGCGCCCGCCAAAACCTCGACACCCTGCGCAACCTGCTGATCGACACCCCCGCCGGCCAGCGCATTCCCCTCACCCAGCTGGCCCAGGTCGACTACGGCACCGGCCCAAACGCCATCAGCCGGGAGAATGTGTCGCGATTGATCGTGGTGTCGTCAAACGTAGCCGATCGCGACCTCGGTTCGGTGGTGGCCGACATTCAGGCCCAGGTGGGTCAGCAGGTCACCCTCCCCGCTGGCTACTTCATTCAGTACGGCGGCCAGTTTGAGTCCGAGCAGCGGGCCACCCAAAACCTGCTGGTGTTTGGGGCCTTAGCCCTGGTGGTGATTGCGGTGCTGATGTATTTCACCGTCAAGTCATTCCCGGCCACGGTGATGATCATGCTGAATCTGCCCCTGGCGATCGTGGGGGGCGTATTCTCCGTGGCCCTGAGCGGCGGCGTGCTGTCGGTGGCCTCGCTGGTCGGCTTCATCACCCTGTTTGGGGTGGCGGTGCGCAACGGCCTGCTGCTGGTAGATAACTACAACCAAAAGCTGGCCACCGGCATGCCCCTACCCCAGGTGCTCTACGCCGGGTCCATGGAGCGGCTCAACGCCATTCTGATGACGGCCTTTACCTCGGCCCTGGGGATGCTGCCCCTGGTGATCAGCCGTGGCCCCGGTCGCGAGATTTTGCAGCCCCTGGCGGTGGTGGTGCTGGGCGGCCTGTTTACCTCCACCGCGCTGACGCTGCTGGTGCTGCCCGCCCTCTATGCCCAGTTTGGCCGCTACCTAGGGCCAACCGCCGCCGATACCGCCCTCCAGGCCGAAGCGGAAACGACCACCCCCATCCCCCAAACCCAGCCCGTCAGCCCCCTTTGA